One Myxococcales bacterium genomic region harbors:
- a CDS encoding VTT domain-containing protein yields the protein MARLVAQVVVPLGVLFLGVSVVATLFRQELRALGEAFVHRFGYAGMAFGAFISDAFNFPIPPQFYMLTSVAAGAPQVPSVLVVCVASVLAANVAYFVAGTLAKVPFVARRIEAARPTIDPLFAKYGYYAVAIGAMSPIPFSLLCYVAGLYKVPYRIYAVLVLMRVPRLLVFYALIRLGWG from the coding sequence GTGGCGCGGCTCGTCGCGCAGGTCGTCGTGCCCCTCGGCGTCCTCTTCCTCGGCGTGAGCGTCGTCGCCACGCTCTTTCGGCAGGAGCTGCGCGCCTTGGGTGAGGCCTTCGTGCACCGGTTCGGGTACGCGGGCATGGCCTTCGGGGCCTTCATCTCCGACGCCTTCAACTTCCCGATTCCCCCACAGTTCTACATGCTTACGTCCGTGGCCGCGGGCGCGCCGCAGGTGCCTTCGGTGCTCGTGGTGTGCGTCGCGTCGGTGCTCGCCGCGAACGTCGCGTACTTCGTCGCGGGGACGCTCGCGAAGGTCCCGTTCGTCGCGCGTCGCATCGAGGCCGCGCGGCCCACGATCGATCCGCTGTTCGCGAAGTACGGGTACTACGCGGTCGCGATCGGCGCGATGTCACCCATCCCGTTCTCGCTGCTCTGCTACGTGGCCGGCCTCTACAAGGTGCCGTACCGCATCTACGCCGTGCTGGTGCTCATGCGCGTTCCGCGGCTCCTCGTGTTCTATGCGTTGATCCGGCTCGGCTGGGGGTGA
- a CDS encoding radical SAM protein — protein sequence MTSRLPSLPVLDSGPGRRRHLPLAPSATDSDLAARPRYVVWELTLKCDLKCIHCGSRAGKARRDELSTDEALRVVDELAELGTREVTLIGGEAYLHEGWLDVIAALAKKGIEVGLLTGGRGMSRERAKLAKEAGATTVSVSVDALEATHDVLRGRKGSYRAALEAISNARDAGLRVSANTQIARPALREIEPMFEGLLDLGVVAWQVSMTVPMGRAADHPELLLEPYQVLEVLPMLARLAKRAEARGARIFPGNDIGYFGPHETVLRPEGPRLSCQAGVLGMGLEADGAVKGCPSLPSRDYVGGNVRDASLRDVWERAEPLRMNRGRSPALWGFCATCYYAEACLGGCSWTAHVLFGKRGNNPYCHHRAIELLQKGIRERIEQVASAPGEPFDYGAFRCVEEPWPEAERARAERIVATGEGFLGGGE from the coding sequence GTGACCTCGCGCCTCCCGAGCCTGCCCGTGCTCGACTCGGGCCCCGGGAGGCGCAGGCATCTGCCGCTCGCGCCCTCTGCTACGGACAGCGATCTCGCGGCCCGCCCTCGGTACGTCGTGTGGGAGCTCACGCTCAAATGCGACCTCAAGTGCATCCACTGCGGCTCACGCGCCGGCAAGGCGCGCCGGGACGAGCTCTCGACGGATGAGGCGCTGCGTGTCGTCGACGAGCTCGCCGAGCTTGGCACGCGCGAGGTGACCCTCATCGGCGGTGAAGCCTACTTGCACGAGGGCTGGCTCGATGTCATCGCCGCGCTCGCCAAAAAAGGCATCGAGGTCGGGCTCCTCACCGGCGGCCGTGGCATGTCGCGCGAGCGCGCGAAGCTCGCCAAAGAAGCGGGCGCCACAACCGTGAGCGTCTCGGTCGACGCCCTCGAGGCGACCCACGACGTGCTGCGCGGGCGCAAAGGCAGCTACCGCGCCGCGCTCGAGGCCATCTCGAACGCGCGTGACGCGGGGCTGCGTGTGTCGGCCAATACCCAAATCGCGCGGCCGGCGCTGCGTGAGATCGAGCCCATGTTCGAGGGGCTGCTCGACCTCGGTGTCGTGGCCTGGCAAGTGTCGATGACCGTGCCCATGGGGCGCGCTGCCGACCACCCGGAGCTCTTGCTCGAGCCGTACCAGGTGCTCGAGGTGCTCCCCATGCTCGCGCGCCTCGCGAAGCGCGCCGAGGCCCGCGGCGCCCGCATTTTCCCCGGGAACGACATCGGCTACTTCGGCCCCCACGAGACGGTCCTCCGCCCCGAGGGCCCGCGCCTCTCGTGCCAAGCGGGTGTGCTCGGCATGGGCCTCGAGGCCGACGGCGCGGTGAAGGGCTGCCCGTCGCTCCCCTCGCGCGACTACGTGGGAGGCAACGTGCGCGACGCCTCCCTCCGCGACGTGTGGGAGCGCGCCGAGCCGCTCCGCATGAACCGCGGGAGGTCGCCGGCCCTCTGGGGCTTCTGCGCGACCTGCTACTACGCCGAGGCCTGTCTCGGTGGTTGCTCGTGGACGGCGCACGTGCTCTTCGGCAAAAGGGGCAATAACCCGTATTGCCATCATCGCGCCATCGAGCTCCTTCAAAAAGGCATTCGCGAGCGCATCGAGCAGGTCGCGAGCGCGCCGGGCGAGCCCTTCGACTACGGCGCGTTCCGCTGCGTCGAGGAGCCGTGGCCCGAGGCCGAGCGAGCCCGCGCCGAGCGCATCGTCGCGACGGGCGAGGGGTTCTTGGGCGGAGGCGAGTGA
- a CDS encoding nuclear transport factor 2 family protein: MTRTEASLHISFSASNLAKLEAIRPERRAVLTDLFQGDGTKDAARIASHFAEDAIFQIGAMPPVTTRAGVEGMLGGFFAQSPFLALEHELLEVYDLDEALLWRANAVYRMPDGTSISVPYVNRVTFADGACADYRVHIDLSALKPS, encoded by the coding sequence ATGACTCGAACCGAAGCCTCGCTCCACATCTCGTTCTCGGCCTCGAACCTCGCGAAGCTCGAGGCGATTCGCCCCGAACGCCGCGCCGTCCTGACCGACCTCTTCCAGGGCGACGGCACGAAGGATGCCGCGCGCATCGCGTCCCACTTCGCCGAAGACGCCATCTTTCAGATCGGCGCCATGCCCCCCGTGACGACGCGCGCCGGGGTCGAGGGCATGCTCGGCGGGTTCTTCGCCCAGAGCCCTTTCCTCGCGCTCGAGCACGAGCTCCTCGAGGTCTACGACCTGGACGAGGCGCTCCTCTGGAGGGCCAACGCCGTCTACCGCATGCCCGACGGCACCTCCATTTCCGTGCCGTACGTCAATCGCGTGACGTTCGCCGACGGCGCGTGCGCCGACTACCGGGTCCACATCGATCTGTCGGCGCTGAAACCTTCGTGA